In Stieleria varia, one genomic interval encodes:
- a CDS encoding 4Fe-4S dicluster domain-containing protein, whose protein sequence is MLQIADNASEFSEMVVPTHTSSQQARFLHTGALQSLIDLLRRKGYDVIGPTIQQNAIVLRRIDQVEELPAGWTDNQSPAVYQITYTAEQSTADSQDASPPPRRFHFNVGPDSWKRYLFPPTASIGGASLDDDGWHFQQAEFEPPQYAFLGVRACDLAAIAIQDRVFDQGQYVDPMYHQIRQLALIIAVNCSKSSSTCFCSSMGTGPQCTGGFDLVMTELETGYVIEAGSEQGAAILAELPTTLASDDILRQANLQTETTAASITKHFDADGIRETLMGALDHPAWQSVAEKCLSCTNCTMVCPTCFCSSVEEVSDLHETNVQRVRKWDSCFDIAMSRMSSETARPDIRSRYRQWLTHKLATWHDQFGTSGCTGCGRCITWCPVGIDLTESANAIRNT, encoded by the coding sequence ATGCTGCAGATTGCAGACAACGCAAGCGAGTTCTCTGAAATGGTAGTGCCGACGCACACATCGTCCCAGCAAGCACGTTTTCTCCACACCGGTGCGTTGCAATCTCTGATCGACCTGCTGCGCAGAAAAGGCTATGACGTCATCGGCCCGACGATCCAACAGAACGCAATCGTTTTGCGTCGCATCGATCAGGTGGAGGAGTTGCCGGCCGGATGGACGGACAACCAATCGCCGGCCGTGTACCAAATCACCTACACCGCTGAACAATCGACCGCGGATTCCCAGGACGCATCACCCCCACCGCGTCGATTTCATTTCAACGTCGGACCTGATTCCTGGAAACGCTATCTCTTTCCCCCCACGGCATCGATCGGCGGCGCAAGCTTGGACGATGACGGTTGGCATTTTCAGCAAGCCGAGTTTGAGCCGCCGCAATACGCTTTCTTGGGTGTCCGCGCCTGCGACCTCGCGGCGATCGCGATCCAAGATCGAGTATTCGATCAAGGACAATACGTGGACCCGATGTATCATCAGATCCGCCAGCTCGCTTTGATCATCGCTGTGAACTGCTCCAAAAGTTCATCGACATGCTTCTGCAGTTCGATGGGAACCGGACCGCAATGCACCGGCGGCTTTGACCTCGTCATGACGGAGCTGGAGACCGGATACGTGATCGAAGCAGGTTCGGAGCAGGGAGCAGCAATCCTCGCCGAGTTGCCCACGACTCTTGCCAGCGACGACATCTTGCGTCAAGCCAACTTGCAAACCGAAACGACGGCAGCATCGATCACCAAGCACTTCGACGCCGATGGCATCCGAGAAACTTTGATGGGTGCGTTGGATCATCCGGCATGGCAAAGCGTTGCGGAGAAATGCCTATCGTGTACCAACTGCACGATGGTGTGTCCGACGTGTTTCTGTTCCAGTGTGGAGGAAGTCAGCGATTTGCACGAGACGAACGTGCAGCGGGTTCGCAAGTGGGACTCGTGTTTCGACATCGCGATGAGCCGAATGTCGAGTGAGACGGCGAGACCGGACATCCGCAGTCGCTATCGCCAGTGGTTGACGCATAAGCTGGCGACATGGCACGACCAATTCGGCACCTCCGGCTGCACCGGCTGCGGCCGCTGCATCACCTGGTGCCCCGTCGGCATCGACCTCACCGAATCGGCAAACGCCATCCGAAATACGTAG
- a CDS encoding TIGR03545 family protein has product MIRWRFLITRVVIVVAVLTLLALGLGPVAHFATVQSLQSATGAKVSIENTRIGLFPPSVTYTDLRLADPRDGKEMQDIVRAESVELEIDGNALLRRRWVARTGRITGLQVGAKRETSGQFDTEEPESASDVPAGPGMLSQLLRGLGDDVSDQAESIGKDLETVKRSREIRTRWENHYAQSVARAKRLKEQIREISDQAKGIDNPLRDYLEVQRTIAKMEEARRELVVVRQQIDMLPEQLQLDFASLDEAKRIDLAKVDEYVPGNLSDSKNFGVDLVTNAVKDQINRVREIYENGRSIANYTVVAPETERIRGEDFDFLGANRKPSLLIRECSVSGLMRVDGNPYQVKGTIKDITPTPQWSDDPLTAQLVLDGPELLEVSYMRDRRNGGDVDLVTLHWPAADARTMKLGGNGDAAITIDGGKRDLWVQLKIEGENVAGRMQSKQTDVHVDMTVDSKYANLAATKSIQRSLAEIDQVTIEAGFGGTWSDMELKMHTNLGGVLNRAANDAVNDQIAATRRAVVDKVESVHNEQTKALREWFAQQQSEARDMVAKADTLAQEVLKKVVADVGDNNVYIGGLKNALDRLR; this is encoded by the coding sequence ATGATTCGCTGGAGATTTCTCATCACACGTGTTGTGATCGTCGTAGCCGTGCTGACCTTGCTGGCACTTGGCCTGGGGCCCGTTGCCCACTTCGCCACCGTCCAGTCACTGCAGAGCGCAACCGGTGCCAAGGTGAGCATCGAAAACACGCGTATCGGCCTGTTTCCGCCGTCGGTGACCTACACCGATCTGCGGCTTGCCGATCCACGCGACGGCAAAGAAATGCAGGACATCGTCCGCGCCGAATCAGTCGAACTGGAAATCGACGGAAACGCACTGCTGCGTCGCCGTTGGGTCGCACGCACCGGACGCATCACCGGACTGCAAGTCGGCGCGAAACGTGAAACGAGTGGCCAATTCGACACGGAAGAACCCGAGTCCGCGAGCGATGTGCCTGCTGGCCCCGGGATGCTGTCGCAGCTCCTGAGAGGACTGGGCGACGACGTGAGCGATCAAGCAGAATCGATCGGCAAAGATCTGGAAACCGTCAAACGTAGCCGTGAGATCCGCACGCGATGGGAAAACCATTACGCTCAATCCGTCGCACGCGCGAAACGCTTGAAGGAACAAATTCGCGAGATCAGCGATCAAGCCAAAGGCATCGACAATCCGCTGCGTGACTACTTGGAAGTCCAACGCACGATCGCAAAGATGGAAGAGGCACGACGCGAGTTGGTCGTTGTCCGACAGCAGATCGATATGCTGCCCGAACAGTTGCAGTTGGATTTTGCGTCGCTGGACGAAGCCAAGCGGATCGATTTGGCGAAAGTCGATGAGTACGTGCCTGGAAACCTTTCGGATTCCAAAAACTTCGGCGTCGATCTCGTCACCAATGCGGTCAAAGATCAAATCAACCGCGTCCGCGAAATCTATGAGAACGGACGCAGCATCGCCAACTACACCGTCGTTGCTCCCGAAACAGAACGGATTCGCGGCGAGGACTTTGATTTCCTGGGCGCCAACCGAAAACCAAGTCTGTTGATCCGCGAATGCTCCGTCTCAGGTTTGATGCGAGTCGACGGAAACCCGTACCAAGTCAAAGGAACGATCAAGGACATCACGCCGACGCCACAATGGTCGGACGACCCACTGACCGCACAACTGGTGCTCGATGGCCCCGAGTTGCTGGAAGTCAGCTACATGCGAGACCGACGCAACGGCGGCGATGTCGACTTGGTGACGCTTCACTGGCCGGCGGCCGACGCCCGCACGATGAAACTGGGCGGCAACGGTGACGCAGCAATCACCATCGACGGCGGCAAACGCGACCTTTGGGTTCAACTCAAGATCGAAGGCGAGAACGTCGCCGGACGCATGCAGAGCAAACAAACCGATGTCCACGTCGACATGACGGTCGACTCCAAATACGCGAACTTGGCCGCGACCAAGTCCATCCAACGCTCTTTGGCTGAGATCGATCAAGTGACCATCGAAGCCGGCTTCGGAGGAACATGGTCGGACATGGAACTGAAGATGCACACCAACTTGGGCGGTGTCCTGAACCGTGCAGCCAACGATGCGGTCAACGATCAAATCGCGGCGACGCGACGAGCAGTGGTCGACAAAGTGGAATCGGTACACAACGAGCAAACCAAAGCACTGCGGGAATGGTTCGCTCAACAACAGAGCGAAGCACGTGACATGGTGGCGAAAGCCGACACGCTGGCCCAAGAAGTCCTCAAAAAGGTCGTGGCAGACGTCGGTGACAACAACGTCTACATCGGCGGCCTAAAAAACGCCCTCGACCGCCTCCGGTAA
- a CDS encoding TIGR03546 family protein, whose protein sequence is MIVFTLKMLKNFRKAVAGRKYPHQLAGAVALGFLCGIIPHGNLLAVVLVFFALCCNINHAMATLVGIGITLVATKLDPYSHIVGQFVLSNQNVQPLMTKAWMMPFVPWTDLNNTIVMGSFLIGVTGTLPVFLLTLPVFKFFKPKELDPKSEEAIAAAKTTAERSNTKATGGKKKQAGHDSETTSPQPAIATSALAPIPFEPLDNTGDPSAETDPSRHSVRLVHQAHAEALPPRFASREPGSSNATSRVSDLAAQDSALAAIPFDILHSDGATSADDDEKMVSVDTRIDIIRVNENNNDADATKTTHSDTPAQAVQPVQPMDEALNYLLRQLRNSQQRKAAG, encoded by the coding sequence ATGATCGTTTTTACGCTCAAGATGCTAAAGAACTTTCGCAAGGCGGTTGCCGGGCGAAAGTATCCCCATCAACTTGCCGGCGCAGTCGCCTTGGGTTTTCTGTGCGGCATCATTCCTCACGGAAATCTACTCGCGGTCGTCCTGGTGTTCTTTGCGCTCTGCTGCAACATCAACCATGCGATGGCGACGCTCGTCGGTATCGGCATCACTCTGGTGGCGACGAAGCTGGATCCGTACTCGCACATCGTCGGTCAGTTCGTCTTGTCCAACCAGAACGTTCAACCGCTGATGACCAAGGCGTGGATGATGCCCTTCGTCCCGTGGACCGATCTGAACAACACGATCGTGATGGGCAGCTTCCTGATCGGCGTGACCGGGACCCTGCCCGTGTTTCTGCTGACCCTGCCGGTGTTCAAGTTCTTTAAACCGAAAGAGTTGGACCCGAAATCTGAGGAAGCCATCGCTGCGGCCAAGACAACGGCCGAAAGGTCGAATACGAAAGCGACCGGGGGCAAGAAAAAACAAGCGGGCCACGACTCCGAAACCACAAGTCCTCAACCCGCGATCGCTACGTCCGCCCTGGCGCCGATCCCCTTTGAACCACTTGATAACACCGGCGATCCGTCGGCGGAAACCGACCCGTCCAGACACTCGGTGCGATTGGTCCATCAAGCACACGCGGAAGCACTACCGCCGCGATTCGCCTCTCGTGAACCAGGCAGCAGCAACGCAACCAGCCGCGTCTCAGATCTCGCCGCACAAGACTCCGCTCTCGCTGCGATCCCGTTCGACATTCTGCATAGCGACGGCGCGACATCCGCTGACGACGACGAAAAAATGGTCTCCGTCGATACCCGTATCGACATCATCCGCGTGAATGAAAACAACAACGACGCGGATGCAACCAAGACAACCCATTCAGATACCCCCGCACAAGCCGTACAGCCTGTACAGCCCATGGACGAAGCCCTCAACTACTTGCTTCGCCAATTGCGCAACTCCCAGCAAAGGAAAGCCGCAGGATGA
- a CDS encoding ELWxxDGT repeat protein, translating to MSSSESKRRSRSQNRNRRRRLAASFESLEARNLLTFAIDLFADINQFGQSSFASDMVELNGDIYFAADDGISGTELWRSDGTAEGTVRIVDILPGLDGSAPSELTVVGNEVFFTALDELDEVDLWKTDGTESGTVKVYDANEDGTYFLENLTESGGKLFFTAYQEATSYELWVSDGTAAGTVLVKDINSDAYAFEGPRELTDVNGVLFFTSYDNSGDNRELWKSDGTFAGTVMVKEIGIDLGDPLDPLDDDPTLGSDPNQLTNINGVLYFSADNGQNGQELFRSGGDAASTVMVADLNPLGDSYPHELTAFNGKVFFVADDGVTGNQLFSSDGNTIELVANTAGGSSESNPSGLTVVGSELFFAAEGLVPAKSLTAVAPALTSSNSRVGSSRAGIVNSVALPNSGVLLAATSSAAFTTTTQQGTNDGPGWVSATATVGTQDPVNGDVQLTTIGKNDLYIQDIDPGDLSVDAWEWTLSDPGGLHDISFTGFASGNEFNDAADGILFELFVNGSATRSGFTEVFGDELDNWFGTRDSGNIDLFFTGGASITTATVRMTLRRDGGAEVFAANSNEAILVNAMLTADLHSATPTLVPSGPELHKTNGTALGTVMVKDIAADVGSFPSQLTESGGLLYFSADDVITGGRELWVSDGTLVGTNMVLDSRPGVDDQGAPLDGDPEQLIDIAGTLFFTTEDQWRDRELWSNSGGTFDLVKDINPTTASANVNSLIPVGNLIYFAANDGIHGEALWVADTVAETVQMVADVTDSPMDNISGLMEFNGKIVFFNDSAGMNGGVYIASVADPAQRISTATPIEFNARGDLFAESNGFIYFVADHATAGEEIWRTDGVADAVMQVDVYSGATSSSPRELIDFNNRLYFTSDDPLTGVEVRSTDGTFVSSFDVNGQSGMGGPPSNSSDPTELTVSGGVLYFTADDGLEGRELWRVNSPSFFSKVADLRAGSGSNPSGLTDVGGTLYFAADNGTDGVEPYSTTGSTASTAQVRNIASGVASSNPSGFFGFGGNVYFAADNGVDGTELWATDATPAGANQVADVQMGAIGSNPEPMIATAQRLLFAANGNAGFDREIWATDGTAAKTILVEDLNPGVYAGSTPVETIEVNGQVFFVADNGLSGRELFRLTEQAPVATTIAVSAVDGVFPVVGATQRSQVDKVSLVFDSVVDIDPASISLRNRNTDTVVTSVQVNQSVQDGQTILELTFGAGPSVNQRDVLGTTGLKNSLADGNYELIILATGVSSIESGRQMAVDLVHGDSDDDWFYRHFGDFDGDRDTDIQDYTRFLSTFRQTSMGPNYIAVFDFEGDGDTDIQDFTQLLGRFRIRRNFI from the coding sequence GTGTCCTCAAGCGAGTCGAAGCGACGCAGCAGGTCGCAAAATCGAAACCGACGTCGTCGGCTTGCTGCTTCGTTTGAGTCCCTGGAAGCGAGGAACTTGCTGACGTTTGCGATCGATCTGTTTGCGGACATCAATCAGTTCGGGCAGTCGTCGTTTGCGAGCGACATGGTCGAGTTGAATGGTGACATCTATTTTGCGGCGGACGATGGGATCTCGGGGACTGAGTTGTGGAGAAGCGATGGAACGGCCGAAGGCACGGTTCGCATCGTCGACATTCTGCCTGGGCTGGATGGGTCCGCTCCGTCGGAGTTGACCGTTGTCGGCAACGAAGTGTTCTTTACCGCGTTGGACGAACTGGACGAAGTCGACCTGTGGAAAACGGACGGGACAGAGTCGGGGACGGTCAAGGTTTACGATGCAAACGAAGACGGGACGTACTTTCTGGAGAATTTGACCGAGTCGGGTGGAAAGCTTTTCTTCACCGCGTATCAAGAAGCAACGTCGTATGAACTGTGGGTCAGCGATGGGACGGCCGCCGGCACGGTCTTGGTCAAGGACATCAATTCCGATGCATACGCATTCGAGGGACCGCGTGAGTTGACCGATGTCAATGGTGTGCTGTTCTTCACCAGCTACGACAACTCTGGGGACAACCGCGAGCTTTGGAAAAGCGACGGGACGTTTGCCGGTACGGTGATGGTCAAGGAGATTGGGATCGATCTCGGCGATCCGCTTGATCCATTGGACGATGATCCGACGCTCGGCAGTGATCCCAATCAGTTGACCAACATCAACGGCGTGCTTTATTTCTCAGCCGACAATGGCCAGAACGGTCAAGAGTTGTTCCGAAGCGGAGGTGATGCGGCCAGCACGGTGATGGTCGCCGACTTGAATCCACTTGGCGACTCCTATCCACACGAGTTGACCGCATTCAACGGAAAGGTTTTCTTCGTCGCAGATGATGGAGTGACAGGGAACCAGTTGTTTTCGAGCGATGGCAACACCATTGAGTTGGTCGCCAACACGGCGGGTGGAAGTAGCGAGTCGAATCCATCGGGGTTGACCGTTGTCGGGTCCGAGTTGTTCTTTGCCGCGGAAGGATTAGTGCCGGCCAAGTCATTGACGGCCGTTGCGCCCGCGCTCACATCGTCAAACTCTCGCGTTGGCAGTTCCCGCGCGGGCATCGTGAATTCGGTTGCGCTGCCGAACTCCGGCGTCCTGCTGGCGGCAACCAGTTCCGCTGCGTTCACGACCACGACTCAGCAAGGCACCAATGACGGGCCTGGATGGGTGTCCGCGACCGCGACGGTTGGGACACAAGATCCGGTCAATGGAGACGTCCAATTGACGACGATCGGAAAGAACGATCTCTACATCCAGGACATCGATCCGGGGGATTTGTCCGTTGACGCGTGGGAGTGGACGCTCAGTGATCCGGGCGGATTGCACGATATCAGTTTCACCGGGTTTGCATCGGGCAACGAGTTTAACGACGCGGCGGACGGGATTTTGTTCGAGTTGTTTGTCAACGGATCGGCGACTCGCAGCGGGTTCACGGAAGTATTTGGTGATGAACTGGACAACTGGTTCGGAACCCGCGATTCAGGCAACATCGACCTGTTCTTTACCGGCGGGGCGTCGATCACGACCGCGACGGTGCGGATGACGCTTAGGCGAGACGGGGGTGCGGAAGTCTTTGCCGCGAATTCGAACGAAGCCATCTTGGTCAACGCGATGTTGACGGCGGATCTTCATTCAGCGACACCCACGTTGGTTCCGTCGGGACCCGAGTTGCACAAAACGAATGGGACCGCGTTGGGGACCGTGATGGTCAAAGACATCGCGGCGGATGTCGGTTCGTTTCCATCGCAACTGACTGAGTCCGGCGGACTGCTGTATTTCTCCGCCGACGATGTGATCACCGGTGGCCGTGAACTGTGGGTCAGCGACGGGACGTTGGTGGGTACGAATATGGTTTTGGATTCTCGGCCTGGCGTGGATGATCAGGGGGCACCACTCGACGGAGATCCTGAGCAACTGATCGACATCGCGGGAACCTTGTTCTTTACGACCGAAGACCAATGGCGGGATCGTGAGCTGTGGTCCAACAGCGGCGGCACATTTGATTTGGTCAAAGACATCAACCCGACAACCGCTAGTGCAAACGTGAACAGTTTGATCCCTGTGGGGAACTTGATCTACTTTGCCGCCAATGACGGGATACACGGCGAAGCACTTTGGGTGGCCGACACGGTCGCGGAGACGGTGCAAATGGTCGCCGATGTCACGGACTCGCCCATGGACAACATCAGCGGGTTGATGGAGTTCAACGGAAAGATCGTGTTCTTTAATGACTCCGCCGGAATGAACGGCGGAGTGTACATCGCCAGCGTGGCGGATCCGGCGCAGCGGATCTCGACTGCGACGCCGATCGAATTCAATGCACGGGGTGACTTGTTCGCGGAGTCCAACGGTTTCATTTATTTCGTCGCTGATCATGCGACGGCGGGTGAAGAAATCTGGCGAACCGACGGGGTGGCTGACGCCGTGATGCAGGTGGACGTGTACTCCGGTGCGACAAGCAGCAGCCCGCGTGAGCTGATTGATTTTAACAACCGCTTGTATTTCACCTCCGATGATCCGTTGACGGGTGTCGAGGTTCGCAGCACCGATGGCACGTTCGTCAGTTCCTTTGACGTCAATGGACAATCTGGGATGGGAGGACCGCCAAGCAATTCGTCCGACCCGACCGAGTTGACCGTCAGTGGCGGCGTTCTGTATTTCACTGCAGATGACGGCCTGGAGGGGCGAGAGTTGTGGCGGGTGAATAGCCCGTCGTTCTTTTCTAAAGTGGCAGACTTGCGAGCCGGTTCGGGCTCCAATCCGTCGGGGCTGACGGATGTCGGTGGCACGTTGTATTTCGCTGCGGACAATGGAACAGACGGCGTCGAGCCTTATTCGACCACCGGATCGACGGCGTCAACGGCGCAAGTCAGGAATATCGCATCGGGCGTGGCGAGTTCCAATCCATCGGGATTCTTTGGGTTTGGCGGCAACGTGTATTTCGCGGCTGACAATGGAGTGGACGGGACGGAATTATGGGCAACAGATGCAACACCCGCGGGAGCCAACCAAGTCGCCGATGTTCAAATGGGGGCAATCGGCAGCAATCCTGAACCGATGATCGCGACCGCACAGCGACTGTTGTTTGCCGCTAACGGGAATGCAGGTTTCGATCGAGAGATTTGGGCAACGGACGGAACGGCTGCCAAGACGATCTTGGTCGAAGATCTGAACCCGGGTGTGTACGCCGGCAGCACCCCGGTGGAGACAATAGAGGTCAACGGGCAAGTATTCTTCGTTGCCGACAACGGTCTCAGCGGACGGGAGCTGTTTCGATTGACCGAGCAAGCACCGGTGGCGACCACGATCGCGGTTTCGGCGGTTGATGGCGTCTTTCCGGTCGTCGGTGCGACGCAGCGTTCGCAGGTAGACAAAGTGTCGTTGGTGTTCGATTCCGTAGTGGATATCGATCCCGCGTCGATCAGTTTGCGGAACCGCAATACGGATACTGTTGTGACGTCAGTGCAAGTCAACCAGTCAGTTCAAGACGGGCAAACGATTTTGGAACTGACATTTGGCGCAGGTCCCTCCGTGAATCAACGCGACGTGCTCGGTACAACGGGGCTGAAAAATTCGCTTGCGGACGGCAACTATGAGTTGATCATTCTGGCCACCGGAGTTTCGTCGATCGAAAGCGGTCGACAGATGGCGGTCGACTTGGTCCACGGTGATTCGGATGACGATTGGTTCTATCGGCACTTCGGTGATTTTGACGGTGATCGCGACACCGACATCCAGGACTACACACGATTCCTGTCGACGTTCCGACAGACTTCAATGGGACCGAACTACATCGCCGTGTTTGATTTCGAAGGCGACGGGGACACCGACATCCAGGACTTCACGCAACTGCTGGGTCGCTTCCGAATTCGCCGGAATTTCATCTGA
- the mqnB gene encoding futalosine hydrolase, whose protein sequence is MPDLILVPTPMELQRLRERSTLQATQWVVELCGWGPVAAAAHCMQHLQTHRPMRVVLAGIAGTYDAECLAIGQASWCSVVHLDGVGAGLGQRHRSAVELGWPPSLANLSDDHAIELTVPGSESDRAYGLLTVCSASGDPTEVAMRRERFPSALLEDMEGYAVAVACGISGVPLSILRGVSNVAGERDHTHWQIDAAMDSVAREIQAFLSGSFE, encoded by the coding sequence GTGCCTGATCTGATACTCGTTCCGACGCCGATGGAGCTGCAGCGTTTGCGTGAACGTTCGACGCTGCAGGCGACGCAATGGGTTGTTGAACTTTGCGGCTGGGGGCCGGTTGCCGCAGCTGCGCACTGCATGCAGCATCTGCAGACTCATCGCCCGATGCGAGTTGTATTGGCCGGGATCGCTGGGACCTATGATGCAGAGTGTTTGGCGATCGGACAGGCTAGCTGGTGCTCCGTCGTTCACTTGGACGGCGTGGGAGCCGGTTTGGGGCAGCGGCATCGCTCCGCAGTTGAGTTGGGATGGCCACCGTCCTTGGCGAACTTGAGTGATGACCACGCGATTGAATTGACGGTGCCGGGGAGCGAATCGGATCGGGCTTATGGATTGCTGACCGTGTGTAGTGCCAGCGGTGATCCGACGGAAGTTGCCATGCGACGAGAACGATTTCCCAGTGCGTTGCTGGAGGACATGGAAGGCTACGCGGTCGCCGTTGCTTGCGGGATTTCTGGCGTTCCCCTTTCTATTTTACGGGGAGTGTCGAACGTTGCCGGTGAGCGTGATCACACGCATTGGCAGATCGATGCGGCGATGGACTCGGTTGCACGAGAGATTCAAGCGTTCTTGTCAGGGAGTTTCGAATGA
- a CDS encoding 1,4-dihydroxy-6-naphthoate synthase, translating to MKSTIRLGISTCPNDTFTFHALMHRLVDWRGLDFQVELLDIQQLNDRLFADAFDVAKCSFHAALLLADRTIVLPSGSALGYGVGPLLLSADVGAVPERSEQLTLCPGQHTTAAMLFRLFYPATTSIRHVVFSDIMPRLQDHEADFGVCIHEGRFTWQDQGLGMVADLGTRWESEHNCPLPLGGLVASRRLDDETIAGVSRVILDSLQYSLSDPAAALPTMRQYAQEFNDDVLRQHVDLYVNDWTVDLGKVGRGALETLSAAAKSVGLVGDEAAGIEVFEM from the coding sequence ATGAAATCAACGATCCGACTAGGCATTTCGACCTGCCCCAACGACACCTTTACCTTTCACGCGTTGATGCATCGTTTGGTGGACTGGCGTGGCTTGGATTTTCAGGTCGAGCTGCTGGACATCCAACAGCTCAACGATCGGTTGTTCGCAGATGCGTTTGATGTTGCCAAATGCAGTTTTCATGCCGCATTGTTGTTGGCTGATCGAACCATCGTGCTGCCGAGCGGTTCGGCGTTGGGCTACGGTGTCGGTCCGCTGTTGTTGTCCGCCGACGTTGGGGCGGTTCCAGAACGCTCCGAGCAACTGACGCTGTGTCCCGGGCAGCACACGACCGCTGCGATGTTGTTTCGATTGTTTTACCCGGCGACAACTTCGATCCGCCACGTGGTTTTCAGCGACATCATGCCTCGGTTGCAGGATCACGAAGCTGATTTTGGGGTCTGCATTCACGAGGGCCGCTTCACGTGGCAGGATCAAGGACTTGGGATGGTCGCCGACTTGGGGACACGTTGGGAGTCGGAACACAACTGTCCGTTGCCCTTGGGAGGACTGGTTGCGTCACGCCGTCTGGACGATGAGACCATTGCTGGGGTGTCACGAGTCATCCTAGATTCGCTGCAGTACTCGCTTTCGGATCCGGCTGCTGCGTTGCCCACGATGCGGCAGTATGCACAGGAGTTCAACGACGATGTCTTGCGGCAACACGTTGACTTGTACGTCAACGACTGGACTGTCGACTTGGGAAAGGTCGGGCGCGGTGCACTGGAAACGCTTTCGGCTGCGGCAAAGTCCGTCGGGCTGGTTGGAGATGAAGCGGCGGGGATAGAAGTTTTCGAGATGTGA
- a CDS encoding inositol monophosphatase family protein, which yields MSYDLDELLRVAKEAAVSGGDVLMRYWRDGVQMRNKSDSGGKAYDLVSDADIESEHAVAATLRAAFPSHELMGEENLVADADAEHLWIIDPLDGTNNYAHRVPHFAVSIAYYHLGRPVVGVVLNPVRQECYTAVRGGGAFLDGRPIVVSEIDTLSGALIGCGFYYDRGEMMRRTLRAIEALFEQQIHGIRRMGTASLDLCQVASGMFGGFLEYKLSPWDFAAGRLILEEAGGRISDADGGELPLQSTSVVASNGRLHDAILEISSKQN from the coding sequence ATGTCTTACGATCTCGATGAATTGCTACGAGTTGCCAAAGAAGCCGCGGTGTCGGGCGGTGACGTGCTGATGCGTTACTGGCGTGACGGAGTCCAAATGCGCAACAAATCAGACTCTGGTGGCAAGGCGTATGATTTGGTCAGCGACGCTGACATTGAAAGCGAGCATGCGGTGGCGGCGACGCTGCGTGCCGCTTTTCCAAGTCATGAGTTGATGGGCGAAGAGAACTTGGTCGCCGACGCGGACGCGGAGCATTTGTGGATCATCGACCCTTTGGATGGGACCAACAACTACGCGCATCGCGTCCCGCACTTTGCCGTCTCCATCGCCTACTACCATCTCGGCCGGCCGGTCGTCGGGGTCGTATTGAACCCGGTGCGACAGGAGTGTTACACGGCGGTTCGCGGCGGCGGTGCTTTCTTGGACGGGCGGCCGATCGTGGTCAGTGAGATCGACACGTTGTCGGGGGCACTGATCGGTTGCGGTTTTTACTACGATCGCGGCGAGATGATGCGACGGACGTTGCGGGCCATCGAAGCGTTGTTTGAGCAGCAGATTCACGGCATCCGGCGGATGGGGACGGCTTCGTTGGATCTGTGCCAAGTCGCCTCGGGGATGTTCGGCGGTTTCTTGGAGTACAAGCTCTCGCCGTGGGATTTTGCCGCCGGGCGGTTGATTTTGGAGGAAGCTGGGGGACGGATTAGCGATGCCGACGGCGGGGAATTGCCGCTACAGTCGACCAGCGTGGTCGCCAGCAACGGACGATTGCATGATGCGATTCTGGAGATCAGCAGCAAGCAGAACTGA